One window from the genome of Malus domestica chromosome 01, GDT2T_hap1 encodes:
- the LOC139197060 gene encoding RING-H2 finger protein ATL7-like translates to MMGSGMNLITTVIGFGMSATFIVFVCTRIICGRLRGSESRPMFEIESRVDLDQPEHQASGLEQVVVSAIPTMKYDQKAFSSLEDAQCSICLGEYQEKEVLRIMPKCGHSFHLSCIDTWLRKQSTCPICRLPLKESLGTKHVRSATFSVARSFEESEISTQHSHQWLLPGTTERSAGNVSN, encoded by the exons ATGATGGGTTCGGGTATGAACTTGATTACTACTGTGATAGGTTTCGGTATGAGTGCAACATTTATCGTGTTTGTTTGCACAAGAATCATCTGTGGGAGGCTGCGAGGTAGCGAATCGCGGCCTATGTTCGAGATTGAATCAAGGGTTGATCTTGATCAG CCAGAGCATCAGGCTAGTGGCCTTGAACAAGTTGTGGTTTCTGCAATCCCTACGATGAAGTACGATCAAAAGGCTTTCAGTTCCTTAGAAGATGCGCA GTGCTCAATATGTTTGGGGGAGTACCAGGAGAAAGAAGTACTGCGAATCATGCCCAAATGTGGCCACAGTTTTCATCTCTCTTGCATTGATACATGGCTGAGGAAACAATCTACCTGCCCAATTTGCCGTTTACCATTAAAAGAATCCCTCGGAACAAAACATGTGAGGTCGGCAACATTTAGCGTGGCTCGATCTTTTGAAGAGTCTGAGATTTCAACTCAACATTCTCATCAGTGGCTATTACCTGGCACCACTGAGCGTTCAGCAGGAAACGTTAGCAACTAA